In the Streptomyces sp. SJL17-4 genome, CGCCGGGATCACCGCCGTCGCCGGGCTGGACGTCGAGGCGCTCGCCACCGCCGTGATGAAGCTGGCGGCCACGGTGGGTCACGAGGACGACGCGGCCGTCCTGGTCGTCGGCCATGACGGCGGTCCGGCCCGGTCGGCGGCCGAGGAGTGAGGGGAGGGGGCTCTCCTCGGGCCCGGGTCGGTCCTCGGACCGGCCCGGGCCCGTGCCGGACGACGGCGCCCGACACGCAGGGCCCTTGCCAGGTCGTGGCGGCCCGGCCGGTGTCTGATGGCTGACGTGTTGGATATTCGCCAGTTCCGGTCCTCTACGGAGGCGGCGCTGATGTCGCTGGCCGTGGCGGTTTGCTACTACGCGGCCGGACGACTCGGCCTGATGGGCCGCCTCGTCGTCGAAGGCGTGGTGGTCACCCCCATCTGGCCTCCCACCGGCGTCGCCGTCGCCGCCCTACTGCTGCTAGGCGCGCGAGTCTGGCCCGGGATCGCCCTCGGCTCCTTCCTCGTCATCGCCTCCCTCACCACTCCGGGGCCCACCACCGTGGTCACCGTGGTCAGCAACACCGTCGCGCCACTCTGCGCCTTCCTGCTGCTGAGACGGGCCGGCTTCCGGCTCGACATGGCGCGGCTGCGGGACGGACTCTTCCTGGTCTTCCTCGGCGGGTTCGGCGCCATGCTGATCAGCGCGACCGCGGGGGTCGGACTGCAGGTGGCGAAGAGCTCCCTGGACAAGAGCGAGTTCTGGCCCGTCTGGCTGGCCTGGTGGGTGGGCGACACGATGGGGGTGCTGCTCGTCGCCCCGCTCCTGCTCGTCCTCGCGGGGCCGACCGGACGGTTCCGCGCACAGCGCTGGAAGGAGGCGGCCTTTCTGGGGCTGACGACCCTGATCCTCATGCCCATGGCCGTGCTCAGCCCGATGAGCATGCTCTTCCTCGTCTTCCCCCTGCTGATCTGGGCAGCGCTCCGCTTCCAGCTCGTCGGAAGCATGCTGTGCGCGCTCTTCGCCTCCGTGCTCGCCACCTTCGAGGCGACCTCCGGACGGGGCGCTTTCCTCCACCTCACGGACGTCGAGATCATGGCCAAGCTCCAGGCGTTCAACGGTTCCGCCGCCCTGACCGCCCTCCTTCTTGCCTCCGTCATCACCGAGCAGCGTGCGACCCGCCGGTCGGTGCGCCGCGCCTGCCAGGAACTGGCGGAGGTTCTGGAGCACCTCGCGGCG is a window encoding:
- a CDS encoding MASE1 domain-containing protein encodes the protein MSLAVAVCYYAAGRLGLMGRLVVEGVVVTPIWPPTGVAVAALLLLGARVWPGIALGSFLVIASLTTPGPTTVVTVVSNTVAPLCAFLLLRRAGFRLDMARLRDGLFLVFLGGFGAMLISATAGVGLQVAKSSLDKSEFWPVWLAWWVGDTMGVLLVAPLLLVLAGPTGRFRAQRWKEAAFLGLTTLILMPMAVLSPMSMLFLVFPLLIWAALRFQLVGSMLCALFASVLATFEATSGRGAFLHLTDVEIMAKLQAFNGSAALTALLLASVITEQRATRRSVRRACQELAEVLEHLAAGEPSPGPSGTADTRAAPPGGHRNP